From Prevotella sp. oral taxon 299 str. F0039:
GTTCTTTTCGTAATACACGTCTTTAAAGTTTTTCAATAACTTTTCGGCATCACGAAAGCCACGAAGATATTCTTTTAACAAAGGTTCTATATTCATAGTCCATAGTTTATGGAAATTATTTCCATTCTTTTCTAATTTCTTAAAGTAAGCAGGACCAATTTGGTAAGCATCTCCCAAGCCTTCAGTTTTGGCTATTTCAGCATTTAAAGCCGCCATTTTTTCTTGTGCTTCTTGTGCTTTTCCAAGATTAGATAGCATATAATTGGTATCAGCAGGGGTTATTTCTTTCCAAACAAAACGTCTACGCATCGCAAAATCCATACACTCTACCGATCTATCGATATCGTTCATGGTGGCAAGAATATAAACATTTTCGGGAACATAGAATCCTTTTGCAAACACATCTGTATCAGAAACAAGGTTTTGATATTGCGTCTGCACCAAATTTTCAGTCTGTCCTCTATATCCAGGGTCTATTGCATAGAACAATTCACCAAATATTTTAGACGCATCTCCACGATTTATCTCATCAATAATCAACACAAAAGGTTTTTCATTCACCTTTTGAACATTACTAACTGCAACCTTTTTCTTTTGTTCTCGCAAAGCTTTAACTATTGCATAGATATAAGAATCTTCCTGTCTACCATACTTGTTACCCAAATATTCCCTAATACTCATAACCTTATCCAACTTTACGTCATTTATAAGTAAGGTAAGAATCTCATCTATTTTAATCCAAATTTTTGGCGTTTTCTCGTTATTCTTATTATAAACAGCTAAGGAATTATTTTTTACATCTGATATAATAAATTCTCCTTTTGTTGCTGTATGGTAAGTTTTTTCTGTTTCAATAGACTCCGAAATAAATTCATCTAATTTGTCTTTCCACGACACTTCATTTTTTATTTCTGAAATATTTTTCTTCGAATCTTTTAAGTTTGTGATTGCTTCACGACAAAAATCCTTGAAAATTCCATCTTTACGCTCAAAGCCTATTTGTCCATCTATAGAGTCAGTAGGACGCAATCCCTCAACAAAGTCGGTATAATCATATGATGGATGAAACTGAACAAATTTTATTTCTGCTCCCATCTTCTTCGCAACTTCACATGCCATATAGGTTTTTCCCGTGCCAGGTGCACCTGTTAAAATAAGATTATGGTTTGCTTTTAGCAAGTTTATTATCTCATCATATAATTCTTTTTCTGCCATCTTTGTATTATCTTTTATCTGTATTTCAGTATTCTTCTTATTCTCTTTCAAATAAAGTTGCAAGGCATCAGCCAACTCTTTGCGCAATTGCCATTGAAAACCATCCTTTGCTTTCCAGCCTTTTTGCATTGTGATGCACCAATATAAGTCACTTCCATCAACATTTTGAAGCTTAAACCTATTGAGTTTTGCTTGCACCTACTTTGAAAAGTTCGTTATTTTGCCATTGAAATGAGAGGGCGTTTTATCATATTTCAGAGCAAGACTCTTACACGAAGTGGTGTAATTAGGTTCGCTAAGAAAATAAGAAAGTACTTCAATATAACGCTCTGCGCCCTTATCTTGAAGCAAACTCAACCACTCGTCTACTGATATTTCAACCTCATTACAACTATATTGGCCATTTTCAACAGCAACCTTATATAATTTAAGAGTGTTCATTTATTTTTCTTTGTTTTCTATTTATTCTATTCTTCATTAAAATAGCAAGTCAACCTAAGCATTCGTTATGATATATGAAAAATATGTAGATCGTTCTAATATTGAAATAGATTGTTTAACTGCATCTATCCTCAACGCTCTTCTTGTAGAAAAAGAATGTTTTGAATATGTAATTATTTCCTACAAAGTTAATATTTTGAAACAAATAAAACAAAGAAATAAGGAGATAAAGATTTACCTCCTTTTCTTTACATTTTAATAACAATGACTTTACTGCGCAATATCAATGCTTTTAGGTTGCAAAAGCATTGATATTCTTACCTAAAAGCAATGCTTTTATATAATGATTGCTATTCTCCCTGATCTATAGAGCAATATAGAATTAGTATTCTTTCTACACTTCTATTTCTTTTAAGAAAGTGAATTTAATTATTATTATTAATATTAAAGGGTAGTATGTCATTGAATTATACTACTTTTGTAATATTAAATATAGTTATGATGAAAAGAAATATAATAAGCTCAATGTTATTCTTGTGTTCTTGTATGTGCACTATTTCAGCTCAAACGCCAACAAGTAATAAGCCAGAAACACTTGGAAATAAGATTTCTAAAATATTAAACAAAGCGAGAAAAACTGCAAATAAAGTTGGAAAACAAGTGGGGTATACCCTAGATGCAGATGGACGTTTGAATAAAGAAAACGACCTTATAAAGGTTAACGGCTTATATTATATGCCACTATACACGGTAAACCTATATCAAGGTAAAGAAGCTGCAGAGTTTAAAGACTTTGTTCGAAAGAAATTTGTGGAGAAATATCCTCATACTAAACTGCAAAGTGTGGTGATTCCTCAAACAGATTGGTTGCACGAACCAGTGGAAAAGGGCGATGTTATTGTTGGTTATTTGCAAACGATGTATTGTTATGCTATTGCGCAAGATGGTGAAGAGGGATATATTAACGCAAAATTCACCTTTCAACGATATAGAGAAGTGGGAGGAGAATATCAACCTTTGCAAGAGAAATGGCCTAAGTGGGAACGCACAGATGTGCTTTCTGATAAGGTATATAATAAGTTGTTGACAAAATAATAGTTGTTAATAGAGTGTAGAACAGAATTTTATTGCTTCATTTTTATATTGATATATGATGTTATAAGACTCTGATTTTCAGAAGAAAATAAAAGTATATAAAATTTTTTTATGTCTATGCTGTATTCAGTTAACAACTTGGGTGGAGCTGAATGTAAAATAGATACAGATTTATTTAAATTCTTTATTTTAAATAGTTGCAAATGAGTTGTAAAATAAGTAGTATTGAAATAAAATTACATTGATAATAAGAACAGTTCTAATATTATCTATAATTTATATTGTTTTTTGTATCTTTGCATTGATAGGAATAAAGATATTGACGAAAAGATGAAAAATAGTTGTTTCAAAATGCAGTATTTATTCTTTGCTTTCGCCTTATTTACTGCATTCTCATGCGGAAATAGCAAAGAAAAAGAACTTGATCGACTTGTTGTTAGTTTAGCTTCAGAAGATAAAGAGATAGACTCTAAAGACTGGCAAGAAATTATTTCACTCATTAATTCAGATAAAAGAACATTTAATGACTTTTGTAATTCAAATGGAGATGTTGATGAAGCGAAGCTCAAAAGCTATATTGTTGACTTAATGAATGGCCGTCGTCCCTCTGTGGAAGTAAGCTTTGTGGGTGTTGGAAAAGAGCAAAATGTGAAGGTAAACTTCTACTTAGAACGCTCAGGAAGTATGATTCCATACGATGATGTGAATGGAAATGGTAACTTTAAAGCAGCTATTGTGCAGCTATTAAACAACCTTCCTGGCGATGTAAATAACAATAAAATATACGTTGTAAATAGCACTATCAACGAATATCCAGAGGGCTTCTCTAAGTTTTTGACTGATACTAACATTTTTGAGGCAACTAAAAACATAGGAGATCCAAGCTATACCAACTTTAGTGAGATATTTAAAACATTGTTGAACAACACAAAAAGCAATGAATTAAGTATTCTTGTGTCGGATATGATTTATTCAACTAAAGAGATGTCTGTAGTAAATCCTGAGAAAATCTTTAATGAAATAAAAGGTATGACCCATGCAGTTTTCAATAATATCGTTAAAACAAAATCGATGCTTATATTGAAAATGCAAGGCTCTTACAATGGTTCTTACTACACGTATAACTCTCCCAATAAAGGAATAGCATATCAAGGCGAACGTCCATACTATATTGTTATAGTAGGAGATAACGCTCTTCTTGCAAGAATTTCAAAAGATAAGAATTATAGTTCGTTTAGAGATTTTGCTAACTTACCAGGTTTTCAAGAACAATATCTGTTTGAAACATCAGGCATTTATCGTCCTTACTACTCATTTTTGTTAAGTAATAGCTTAATAAAAGGCCGTTTCCGTCCTGAACACAATCAAGCTAATAGCATTACAAATATCGAAGATTTAGAGGCAGATAAAGAGAGTGGGGAGCTTGATTTGGTGTTGGCTGTAGATTTAAACAATATGTTTATCAACAAAAACTATCTTGTTAATCCTCGCAATTATGAAGTTATTGCAGACGATGAGATACAAATTAAAGCCATAAAACCAATTACAGATAGCGACAGATTACCTGCTGAAAAGAAATACTTATCTACTGCAACGCATCTATTTGTATTGTCTGCAAAGGAAATATCACACGAACAAGAAGTAAAAATACGACTTATTAATAACTTCCCACAATGGGTTTATACTTCATCTACAGACGATGATAGTCAACCAAACAGCACAACTACATTTGCGTTGAAATACTTGTTGCAGGGAATATACGATTCTTATAAAAAGAATTCGGTTGGAGTTCCTTATTACTTCGAATTAAATATGAACTTAAAAAAATAACAATATAATTAAATGAAGAATTTAATACTGCTAGTGTTTGGTGTTGTTATAACACTTGTTTTGGTGCTTTTCTCATCACATATCTATGAGGCTTTGTACTATGAACGTGCTTTCTCTGATGCAATGTATAATGGAAACGTCTATTTTATGATTGCTTTGTTTAGCTCAATTATACTTTGGGTAATGGCAGTTATTTACTATTATGTCATCAATTCGGTTCGTTTTAGCCGTTGGTATCATTGGTTAGTGATGTTATTAGGTGCTTCTTGCTTAGCAACAATAGTGAACTACTATTATGCAAAGAGTATCTTTACAGTTGATAAGCTAGATTTCTCACTTCAGTTATTTAACTTCTCTGTTGTTGAAACCATATTAAATATGGTGTTGTTTATTGTTATTTCATTCTCAATACGTTGGTGGTCGTCTAATTGTAGACATACTCCTATTCCAGAATAATATTATGCGTTTGTTTCTATTTCTAGTTGGTGGGACTGGTTCAAGAGTGTTGCGTCCCCTTGTTATGCAGTTTGCTGCAGGTGTTAGACCACTCGATAACAATGGTAAAGAAATACCTTTAGAGGTTGTACCCATTATTATAGACCCTCATAAAGCAAATGAAGACCTTAAAAGAACAGATAGTTTATTGCGTTCTTATAAGTCTATCAGAAGGTCGATATATGGTGAAAATGTAGAAGTTGGAAATGGATTCTTTTCAACAAAGATATCAACTTTGGCAGATATCATACCCAATGGTTCTACACTTAGTGATACCTTTCTTCTTAATTTAGGAGCTGTTGAATCTACAAAGTTTAAAGATTTTATTGCTTATAACACGTTAGACACCGCTAACCAGGCATTGTGTTCAATGATGTTCTCTGATTATCAACTTGAAACAAAAATGGATATAGGTTTCGTTGGTAGTCCTAATATCGGAAGTGTAGCACTTAATCAGCTTAAAGATAGCGAAGAATTCAGACAATTTGCTAACGTATTCCAAAGCAATGATCGTATCTTTGTGGTCAGTTCTATATTCGGTGGAACAGGTGCAGCAGGCTATCCTGTGATCGTAAAGAATATAAGAAACGCAGCAAATAATAGCAACTTGAGTAATAGAGGTAGTTTAAGAGATGCCAAAATAGGTGCATTAACGGTGCTACCTTACTTCAATATACAACAAGATGAGAATAGTCCTATCTCACGAGCCGACTTCATTTCAAAAACAAAGTCGGCATTGTTTTATTATCACGACAATCTAACAGGATTGAAACAAAATGGAATAGACCTACCACTTTCAAAGGTAAACGCTTGTTATTATTTAGGAGATGAGGTTCCAAGTAATCCTTATTATAATGATCCAGGAGAGGATGGACAACGCAACGATGCTCATATTGTAGAGTTTGTTGGTGCTCTTTCGGTGCTTGACTTCTTGCAAATAGCTGATGAAGACCTATTAACTATGGACGGAAATGCCCGTAATCCTATTTATAAAGAATATGGATTATCGTTTGATAAACAAACAATTTCATTGAAAGATCTTGGTTTATCGAGTCGTGCATTAGTGAATAAGCAGCTAATTAAATTCCATTTAGCTTATATGTATTTAACACATCAATTGAAAGAGGATATCGGACGTGGTTATACTCAAGATGAACCAGTTATTGGAAAGAGCTTTTTATCAACCACATTCTACACTACTTTAATGGCAGATTTCTTCGTTTCATATCGTCAATGGTTAAAAGAATTGGCAGGAAATCAAAGAAGTTTCGTCCCATTTAACCTCGCAACAGACAAGTTAAGCGATGTAGTTACAGACATTTCACCTAAAACAGGATTGTTTAAGTCGGCAATTAACTATAAAAATGTATTGTCTTCATTAAACAAAGAGAGTTTGCAATCGGTAAAGAATGGTTCTTTAAAAGAGCAAACACCAAGCTATAAGCTATTCACTCTCTTAAATATTGCATTAGATAAGTTGGTGGATGAGAAATACGAAGCAATCGTTTAATATTTAAGAAACACGTAAAAAGGAAGCAAAGTGAGCAAAATATTATCATATAATAAGAAGACAACAGGAGAAGGTTGGATATCTTTACACAACCAATATGGCGCAGACGAGATCAGTATGATTATCGATCCGAATGCTGGTTTGAGTCAAAAACCACGTACAGCGATACCTTCTCCATTTGCACAAATGGACCTTGTTAAGAATGCTTTCAATCGTTTAGCGATGTCAACTACATTAGAAGGAGAAGTGATGGATAAGCTTCTTGTGTCTAATGCGTTAGATATTGCTCAGCTATTCTTTAACTTTGGTGAGATGAAAAACCAACTACGAGTGGTTGAATGGAACAAAGATAAGGCATTGTCAGACTTAAAAAACAACGTACAACACGCCCTTTTAGGTGAAACAATATCGATGTTTTTAGAGCAAGATAAAGAGGCTTTTAACTTTGATAAGTTTGATAAACTCTACTTCTTGTTATATGAAAACAAGGTAATAGGCTCTACTTCGCCCATTACTTTGTTCATGGCTACACCCAATGCACAGGTTGGAAAGTATCCAGTAACAGTAGAACAAAATATCAAATTATTTGATACTGTTCGTCATTTGCATTGTAGAGATACTCGATTTATAAAGTATCTTTATGCTATGTTCAACGCTTATCCACAGTTAAAGCAATGTTGTGGGGAAGTGAATGCTTATCTTGTGAGAGTATTTGAATTGCTCTCTGCAGAGATTCGCAATGAGATTTTAACAGAAATAGGCAATCCTACATCTTTAGACTTAGAGAATATCGAGAAAGCTAAGCTCTTCTTGCAAACCAACTATTTGGCTATTGATGGCGGAGTGCAAATCTTTGGTATTCCATTTTATGGTCTTCGACAAGAGGATGTGTTAGATGGTATTGCCTCAAGTGACTTTGTTATTAACACAAAGAAGGCACAAAATGAGCCTTTACCACTTGTTTTACAAAACAACTTATCGTCTTATCAAAGTGTACCTTATAAGTATATTACAGGCAATTGGGACGATAAACAACAGATTTCGTATACAGATTATGCGGTAGAACCATCAAAACGCACCCTACCAGGAACGTCTCATGTTTATCCTTGGCTAACAGATGACGACTTCTTTCAGCCTTCTCTCATCAAACTTGATTATACATTAAATAGAGATTGCTATTTCGATGGCAACCTATCTCTATCTACTAAGGATGTAGATGATAACGATTTCTTGATTCCTATAAAGCCTTTGTTTTTTAAATACTTTGATATTGAAGACCTAAAGGGTAAGATTGGCGGATTACCTAAGTTTGAAATGCGTCATGAAAAAATAGGAGGTAATGAGGCTTTAACTGCTATTCTGCGAATTCCAGTGAAGAAAGAAGGAGGTTTTATCACATTAAAGCGTACCTACCTCAAAGCAATTGATAACAATTATGCTTACGACCGCAAGAATGATAAAGGCTATTTCGTGAATATTGCCTTTACATTAAACCTCTTCCCATTTATTAAAACAGAAGGAATAAACCACTATAATGTTCAGTTAATTGATAGAGCTTTAGGCGATTTCGATAATCATGGCATTGGTTTGTCATTCTATAAAGAGACTGAAGCTGAGGCTTTAGATGCCCAAAAGGTAAATATTCGAGAAAGAAGTTATAAGAAAGAGAAGCGTGTAGGCTCTTCTTATTATAAGGTAGATGATAACTTCGATTATATACTTGTAAACCTATCAAGTAGTAATTCGTCTACACCTATCGAGGGAGTAATATGCCCTAATTGGACAAGTTATATCCCAGGACACGATAGTTACACCTTTGCAGTAGACTTTGGAACAACCAATACTCACGTAGAAAGCATGCAGGCAGGTGCTTTACCACAACCTCTTATGTTGAATAGTGTGGCTGTTGAGAAGATGGTTGCAACCCTATATAATGGCTCAAGCATTTTATATGATGTTATTTTGAAACAAGAATTCTTACCAAAATGCATCGGAGAAGATTATTGTTTCCCACAAAGAACAGTATTAAGTGAAAGCGAACGCCTTGATATTGTTAGTATAGATCATCTCGTTCCATTAGGAGATACCAACATTCCGTTTATATATGAGAAGGAATCTGTCGGCTATGGCAACAACATTGTCACAGATTTAAAATGGTCGGTAGAGCTTTCTTCGAGCAAGAGAGTAAAGGCATTCCTAACCGAACTCGCTTTATTAATGCGTACAAAGGTACTTTTAGAGCATGGAGATTTAAGCAAGATATCTCTTGTTTGGTTCTATCCTCTTTCTATGAAGATCGGAAATGTGCGTAAATTAGGAGAGATGTGGGAGTCTATTTTTGCTGAAGTCTTTGGCGTACAGGCAAGCAATAGCAACCTAATACACATGCCCGAATCGGTTGCTCCTTATTATTTCTATAAAAATTTAGGAACCTTTAGAGGTGCAGCTTCAACCGTTGCAAGTATTGATATCGGTGGAGGTTCGAGCGATATTGCCATCTTTAAAGGTACAGAGGCACAGCCATTACTTCTTTCTTCATTTAGATTTGCAGCTAATGCGCTATTTGGAGACGGCTTTTCTGATATCCCAAGAGGTAACAGAAATCCAATGGTTACAACCTATGTCAACTACTTTAAGCGTTTATTTGATGCTGATGACGATAAGTATGGAGAACTAAATGGCATATTAGACGATATTACAGAGAAGCAAAAGAGTGACGAGATCAACGCCTTCCTCTTCTCAATTATCAACAATCAGGCAGTTCTTGGAAACGACATATTCTCGTATAATAAACGACTTAACGAAGATGCGCATCGCAAAATCATCTTCCTTTATTTCTATTCAGCTCTTATTTATTATGTAGCTAATCTAATGAAGCATCATAATATCGATAAACCTCGTAACGTGATGTTCAGCGGAACAGGTAGTAAAGTTTTAGATATTGTTGGTAGTCAACGTGATTTAGATATGATGACACAGGCTATTTTCGAACGAGTTTATAACGAAACATATACCGATAGCACTTTCTCTGTGGTAATGGAGCGTCGTGAACC
This genomic window contains:
- a CDS encoding McrB family protein, with protein sequence MQAKLNRFKLQNVDGSDLYWCITMQKGWKAKDGFQWQLRKELADALQLYLKENKKNTEIQIKDNTKMAEKELYDEIINLLKANHNLILTGAPGTGKTYMACEVAKKMGAEIKFVQFHPSYDYTDFVEGLRPTDSIDGQIGFERKDGIFKDFCREAITNLKDSKKNISEIKNEVSWKDKLDEFISESIETEKTYHTATKGEFIISDVKNNSLAVYNKNNEKTPKIWIKIDEILTLLINDVKLDKVMSIREYLGNKYGRQEDSYIYAIVKALREQKKKVAVSNVQKVNEKPFVLIIDEINRGDASKIFGELFYAIDPGYRGQTENLVQTQYQNLVSDTDVFAKGFYVPENVYILATMNDIDRSVECMDFAMRRRFVWKEITPADTNYMLSNLGKAQEAQEKMAALNAEIAKTEGLGDAYQIGPAYFKKLEKNGNNFHKLWTMNIEPLLKEYLRGFRDAEKLLKNFKDVYYEKNENEEATV